Proteins encoded in a region of the Triticum dicoccoides isolate Atlit2015 ecotype Zavitan chromosome 3A, WEW_v2.0, whole genome shotgun sequence genome:
- the LOC119272329 gene encoding uncharacterized protein LOC119272329, producing the protein MIDNGLCFEREYVLFEHMGMLCRHVLKVMDNIGMKENTKRHIVKRQTKYPRDILPDHLKHYRLDQINNTSLTFWHNRMYIRALELVRLGDASVEAYQTLMGLLDQAMPVMDPFDKCRDRLGLGRLWITTMWQIPTGSELGEVYVKTTKCHAA; encoded by the exons ATGATTGACAACGGATTATGTTTTGAGAGAGAATATGTCCTCTTTGAACATATGGGGATGCTCTGTCGTCATGTTCTGAAG GTCATGGATAATATTGGGATGAAAGAAAATACAAAGAGACACATAGTGAAAAGGCAGACAAAATATCCAAGAGATATTTTGCCAGATCACTTGAAGCACTACCGGCTGGACCAGATCAACAACACATCCCTAACTTTTTGGCACAACCGGATGTACATTAGGGCGTTGGAACTGGTTCGACTTGGAGACGCAAGTGTTGAGGCATATCAAACTCTGATGGGGCTTTTAGACCAGGCCATGCCGGTGATGGACCCTTTTGACAAATGTCGTGACAGGCTAGGGCTTGGAAGACTGTGGATAACAACAATGTGGCAGATACCGACGGGGAGCGAGCTGGGAGAAGTATATGTCAAGACGACAAAATGTCATGCAGCATGA